A single genomic interval of Zunongwangia sp. HGR-M22 harbors:
- a CDS encoding MlaD family protein: MKYSKEVKTAILAIVAIVLLIFGYSFLKGKNLLDSSRTFYAIYDDVEGLSPSSAVTINGLKVGQVTDIDFFNEVGQLVVTFTVEKDFTFSKNSTAKVYGGGIIGGKSLAIVPEYEKGEMAQTGDTLDSNVEEGIMELVNERLTPLQQKLERTVVSADSLLTSINDLLNDSTTNNINNTFKNLNATMRSLKNTSGSLEGIVQGNAENLNKTFDNLNKMSGNFKTVSDSLKAINLGQITDDLETVVADFRNIADNLNDGQGTAGKLLNDDKVYNNLDRATKQLEELLQDIKLNPKRYVHFSVFGKNPGPYDEPKDSLK; this comes from the coding sequence TTGAAATATTCTAAAGAGGTTAAAACCGCTATTCTTGCTATCGTTGCAATTGTACTTCTTATTTTTGGGTACAGTTTTCTAAAGGGTAAGAACTTATTAGATTCCAGTCGTACATTTTACGCAATTTATGATGATGTTGAAGGATTGTCACCTTCATCTGCAGTAACCATTAATGGTCTAAAAGTAGGACAGGTTACAGATATTGATTTCTTTAATGAAGTAGGTCAACTTGTAGTTACTTTCACAGTAGAGAAAGATTTTACTTTTTCTAAAAATAGTACCGCTAAGGTATACGGAGGTGGCATTATTGGAGGAAAATCATTAGCTATCGTGCCAGAATACGAAAAAGGTGAAATGGCTCAAACTGGAGATACTTTAGATAGTAATGTTGAAGAAGGAATAATGGAATTGGTTAATGAGCGCCTTACCCCACTTCAGCAAAAACTAGAGAGAACAGTTGTAAGTGCAGATTCATTGCTTACCTCTATAAATGATCTATTAAATGATAGCACTACCAATAATATCAATAATACATTCAAAAATTTAAATGCAACGATGCGATCTTTGAAGAATACCAGTGGTTCTTTAGAAGGAATTGTGCAGGGTAATGCTGAAAATCTGAATAAAACTTTCGATAATCTGAATAAAATGTCTGGTAACTTTAAAACAGTATCAGATTCTTTAAAAGCTATTAATCTAGGTCAGATTACAGATGATTTGGAAACCGTAGTAGCAGATTTTAGAAATATAGCCGATAATCTTAATGATGGGCAGGGCACCGCAGGAAAGTTACTAAATGACGATAAAGTTTATAATAACCTTGATCGTGCTACCAAACAGTTGGAAGAACTCCTTCAGGATATTAAATTAAATCCTAAACGATACGTTCATTTCTCTGTTTTCGGTAAAAATCCTGGTCCTTATGACGAACCTAAGGATTCTTTAAAATAA
- a CDS encoding (Fe-S)-binding protein, whose protein sequence is MQIVSQILFLIALVAGISFFVRNIRRMLRNIKLGNEIDRTDNPSERWSKTLRIAFGQSKMVKKPISGALHIIVYLGFIIINIEVLEIIIDGIFGTHRILSFLGGFYNVLIGIFEVLALLVLLGVIIFWIRRNVLNIYRFLSRELKGWPKNDANYILYFEMVLMTLFLIMNAADYQLQLNGAAHYAHAGGIIGGFPISQFIAPLFEGLSNATLIIIERAAWWLHILGILFFLNYLYYSKHLHILLAFPNVYFSKLNPKGEMNNLEAVKKEVALMMDPNADPFAAPAEDEGEPEKFGASDVMDLNQVQLLNSYTCTECGRCTAECPANQTGKKLSPRKIMMDTRDRLEEVGENINKNGKFEDDGKQLLDDYILREELWACTTCNACVEACPVGIDPLSIILDMRRYLVMEQSAAPNELSVSLTNIENNGAPWPYNQMDRLKWAEEN, encoded by the coding sequence ATGCAAATTGTTTCTCAAATACTATTTCTAATAGCATTAGTAGCTGGTATTTCATTTTTTGTTAGAAATATTAGAAGGATGCTAAGAAATATTAAGCTTGGGAACGAAATCGATCGTACAGATAATCCTTCAGAGAGATGGTCTAAAACACTAAGGATAGCTTTTGGACAATCCAAGATGGTAAAAAAGCCAATTTCAGGAGCGCTTCATATTATTGTTTATTTAGGTTTTATAATCATTAATATTGAAGTTTTAGAAATTATCATCGATGGTATTTTTGGTACCCATCGTATCCTTTCTTTTCTGGGAGGATTCTATAACGTTTTAATTGGAATCTTTGAAGTTTTAGCACTCTTAGTATTATTAGGAGTAATTATTTTCTGGATTAGAAGAAATGTATTAAATATTTATAGATTTCTAAGTCGAGAATTAAAAGGATGGCCTAAAAACGATGCTAATTATATTCTTTATTTTGAAATGGTGTTGATGACGCTTTTTCTAATAATGAACGCTGCAGATTATCAACTTCAATTAAATGGAGCTGCTCATTATGCTCATGCAGGAGGTATAATTGGTGGATTTCCTATTAGTCAATTTATAGCTCCTCTTTTTGAAGGACTTTCAAATGCCACTTTAATAATTATTGAAAGAGCAGCATGGTGGCTTCATATCTTAGGAATATTATTTTTTCTAAATTACCTATATTATTCTAAACACCTTCATATTCTTTTAGCCTTTCCAAATGTTTATTTTTCCAAATTGAATCCTAAAGGAGAAATGAACAATCTAGAAGCGGTTAAAAAAGAAGTAGCGCTTATGATGGATCCTAATGCCGATCCTTTTGCCGCACCCGCAGAAGACGAAGGGGAACCCGAGAAGTTTGGCGCATCAGATGTTATGGATCTCAATCAGGTACAACTATTAAATTCTTACACCTGTACGGAATGTGGTCGATGTACTGCGGAATGTCCTGCCAATCAAACTGGTAAAAAATTATCTCCTCGGAAGATTATGATGGATACTCGGGATCGTTTAGAAGAAGTAGGAGAAAATATTAATAAAAATGGAAAATTTGAAGATGACGGCAAGCAATTGCTAGATGATTATATTTTGAGAGAAGAATTATGGGCTTGCACCACTTGTAATGCTTGTGTAGAGGCGTGCCCGGTTGGGATCGATCCTTTGTCTATAATTTTAGATATGCGCAGATACTTGGTGATGGAACAAAGTGCTGCTCCCAACGAACTATCAGTTTCTCTAACAAATATAGAAAACAACGGAGCTCCATGGCCGTATAACCAAATGGATCGACTTAAGTGGGCTGAAGAAAATTAA